Proteins encoded by one window of Salvia splendens isolate huo1 chromosome 14, SspV2, whole genome shotgun sequence:
- the LOC121765428 gene encoding uncharacterized protein LOC121765428, translating to MRGVWGATKHIGDSFKMLAKELNKAPPEIKKKDSFRITCDTLWRAFRLDKKDFDPVESMTQSQTANYSATEDWSESLKSLLDAADEMEILENKDDYPSFSLGFDSSQDDDACQPEAEPQLETNNTTHDEEGDASEYELREPSDLDVEREDTADLGGCGLELIVVSDIGKELAVIEPVASAQVGTVVNEENAIDVASAIARDVVSKHDAVDVAVCFAVEAVLELGDAAFETQTDTVGADACILPVR from the exons ATGAGGGGTGTTTGGGGGGCAACCAAACACATAGGCGACAGTTTCAAGATGCTGGCCAAGGAATTAAATAAAGCTCCTCCAGAAATCAAGAAGAAGGACAGCTTTAGAATAACGTGTGACACTCTCTGGAGGGCGTTTAGGTTGGACAAAAAGGACTTTGACCCTGTGGAGTCAATGACGCAGTCGCAGACTGCCAATTATAGTGCAACGGAAGACTGGTCAGAGTCCTTGAAATCTCTGTTGGACGCGGCTGATGAAATGGAAATTCTAGAAAACAAAGACGATTACCCAAGCTTCAGCCTTGGGTTCGATTCCAGCCAG GATGATGACGCTTGTCAACCTGAAGCAGAACCTCAACTTGAGACAAACAATACAACACATGATGAAGAG GGTGATGCGTCGGAGTACGAGCTAAGGGAGCCATCCGACCTGGACGTGGAGAGAGAGGACACTGCTGATTTGGGAGGTTGCGGTCTGGAATTGATTGTTGTTAGTGACATTGGAAAAGAGTTGGCTGTCATAGAGCCTGTGGCTAGTGCACAAGTAGGAACAGTTGTGAATGAGGAGAATGCAATCGATGTAGCTAGTGCTATTGCGCGTGATGTTGTGTCAAAG CACGACGCCGTAGACGTAGCCGTTTGCTTTGCCGTGGAAGCAGTCCTGGAGCTAGGTGATGCTGCTTTCGAAACACAAACAGATACGGTGGGTGCTGATGCATGTATATTACCTGTACGTTGA
- the LOC121764190 gene encoding protein FAR1-RELATED SEQUENCE 5-like: MEMAYEPQAAVIPDCRPELKPYAGKVFETLDEGISFYEAYANECRFDTRRFGHKFSNGVKTWQTVYSTDPGSLCYVVSNFVDQHNHEMVDKKHVRYMKSNRNLGDIHYKFMQDCSKANIGPTMTYNLLKEFLGGYDAVGCTVTDIRIGKRNILQEMKGADVQMILNQMDEKKNTCDGFHYKFQQGSDGKLISLFWCDAVARKDYKMFGDIVSFNTTYSTNRYCMVFGPFTGKDNLGCPVTFGVGFMSNEGADAFSWLLSEFVYCMGFAPKLLPEEVPKRILANEELKKDLDSSYFRDFPMGSLLKTTSFSESENSFFKRYTKPYFNLADFVMHYNSALDAQRNITERFDFSDASKVPILSTEHLFEKHAAAMYTDRIFQQVQDEIIEADRRCRMSHFEMGDNTEIYTIMDNHRNKGVVRHEIGTESYHCDCKLFLWRGISCSHIFWLFKNHDVKEIQGTYIGTRWLKTPLLKSVHNDQSEEASTSADSQVDDKRVVATKLHSLYFRLFQRAQSNVNDIFALFYGMEELSHKLFGDTVPSVSSMSKA, from the exons ATGGAGATGGCTTACGAACCTCAAG CGGCAGTCATCCCAGATTGTAGACCGGAGCTGAAACCTTATGCGGGTAAGGTGTTTGAAACATTAGACGAAggaatttccttttatgaagCATATGCCAACGAATGTCGTTTTGATACTCGGAGATTTGGACACAAATTCTCAAATGGTGTCAAAACCTGGCAGACTGTT TACTCAACCGATCCTGGCAGTCTTTGTTATGTTGTCAGCAACTTTGTAGACCAACACAATCACGAGATGGTCGATAAAAAGCATGTCCGATACATGAAATCCAACCGCAACCTTGGGGATATCCATTATAAATTCATGCAAGACTGTTCAAAGGCCAACATTGGACCTACAATGACTTACAATTTATTGAAGGAGTTCTTGGGTGGCTACGATGCGGTGGGTTGCACCGTTACTGACATACGGATTGGCAAGCGCAACATATTGCAAGAAATGAAAGGCGCTGACGTCCAAATGATTTTAAATCAAATGGATGAGAAGAAGAACACATGTGATGGTTTCCATTATAAATTCCAACAAGGTAGTGATGGAAAGTTAATTAGCCTTTTTTGGTGTGACGCTGTGGCGCGAAAGGACTACAAGATGTTCGGTGACATTGTATCCTTCAATACTACCTACTCTACAAACAG GTATTGCATGGTGTTTGGGCCATTCACTGGAAAAGACAACCTTGGATGCCCTGTTACGTTTGGTGTCGGATTCATGTCAAATGAGGGAGCTGACGCATTTTCTTGGTTGCTCAGTGAGTTTGTCTATTGTATGGGTTTCGCGCCTAAGTTG CTTCCTGAAGAGGTTCCCAAAAGAATACTTGCTAACgaagagttgaagaaggatttgGACTCTT CATATTTTAGGGATTTCCCAATGGGGTCGTTGTTGAAGACAACATCATTCTCTGAGTCCGAGAACAGCTTTTTCAAAAGGTACACAAAACCGTATTTTAATCTCGCGGACTTTGTGATGCACTACAATAGCGCGTTGGATGCTCAACGTAACATAACTGAAAGGTTTGATTTCTCTGATGCTTCAAAAGTCCCCATCCTGTCAACAGAGCATTTATTTGAGAAACACGCAGCGGCTATGTATACAGATCGCATCTTTCAGCAAGTTCAAGATGAGATCATTGAGGCTGATCGTCGTTGTAGAATGTCTCACTTTGAGATGGGGGACAATACTGAGATTTACACAATAATGGACAACCATCGAAACAAAGGTGTCGTCCGTCATGAAATTGGCACCGAATCGTACCACTGCGATTGCAAGTTGTTTCTGTGGCGTGGAATATCATGTTCCCACATTTTTTGGTTGTTCAAAAACCATGACGTGAAAGAAATACAAGGAACATATATTGGTACAAGGTGGTTGAAGACGCCTTTGTTGAAATCAGTACACAATGATCAGAGTGAGGAGGCATCGACATCTGCAG ATTCCCAAGTCGATGATAAACGTGTTGTAGCAACCAAACTACATTCGTTATACTTTCGTTTATTTCAACGAGCACAGAGCAATGTCAACGACATTTTTGCATTATTCTACGGAATGGAAGAATTAAGTCATAAACTATTCGGTGATACAGTACCTTCCGTGTCTTCCATGAGTAAAGCATAG